The DNA window tatatttaaaaataaaattaagtaacaaTAAAGTTACtcatttatccaaagaattcataAAAATTCAGTTTATGTGAGGTATCAGTTTTGGTATCgccgatattggcctaaaagtacttggtatcagatcgaaaagaaaataagtggcatCGCCCATCCCTAACCTAAAATGAGTTTGCCACCCCTGAACTAAATGAATAAGACCCTTTCCAACAACCGTCATGCCAACTACAGAAATACACTGTTCAAGAACTCTTTAAAACCACagtcaaatcacacacacacaaccaaaccTAACAAAAACATAGAAAACATGTAAATGTCTTATCTGTTACCACAGACACTTCCATACACTGAATCTGATTTTTTACCTCATTAGGGGGTGCACCGTTCCCAGAAGTACTGCAATACTGGGTCGATGCGTGGAGTGGATGGAGCAAGCCCCTATTCCATCTCCCGAATccaaaaatcaatttaatatatGGTCCCCGGATAGGGGACGTATCAGATATTAAACTGATAAGAACAGATACTACACTTGATCTTAGCCAAAAGGCCGAGAAGCGATAACCACAAAGCCTCCGAGCAAGAACCATATTCTTGGAGACAGTAATTACGATGACAGTAACACATTTCTGTAATATTTATTCTCACAAGATTCTTGTACAGAATGTTATCCAGGTTAGCCTTTCATGTTAACGCTCGTACAAATATAgctcattatatatataaaaagcagaCATTTCTACAACAACATTGGGAGGACGGGTAGATATTATAATGAGGTACTAGTTCTCCAATCAGAAACACGGATACAATTTCTTCAGTGTTATAAAAGGAAGTTTTTGTAATAACAAAAAGAATCAAAGAGGAATGACAATAATAACACGTATGACATCAAAGTAGAAGTAAAACGCAGGGAATCTACGTAGTTTCCGTAATATGTTGCTTTTAAATACGTAATGAGTTTGCCCCCCAGTGGACAGATAAGATATTGCAACAAAACATCCTTTCCTACCAATTCGACTCagaaacttgaaaaaaataaaataaatagaaaaataaatattcctgaaaaattttaaatgtttcGATGGTGAAAAACGTTTTATACAAATCAATGCACAACTTGATAAGCACCGGTATAATTGTTCTTTTTTGCACGTAAGCAAGTGCAAAGCCTCCTccctttgatgttttttttttttttttttataaaaataaataaataaacatttcaaatctCATCTGTCTGCCATTCGCTGCAgcaacattacacacacacacacacacacacacacacacacacacacacacacacacacagccatttCTACTCTGAAATATCAGATAAGATACGGATATGCATGTTTTCCGTACAAGTACCAGGTGTAAACAAGACTTCAATCATTCTCCATGATATggctaattacacacacacaaaaaaagggccTGCAGGCGAATGTCGCCTCTGTCAACCCATTAATTAAAACAACACCACGTTGTTAAAATAAATAGGTTATGAGAGTGTAAACAGTGTGTTCAAATGTAGTGTTAATTGTATGGCGTCACCAATTGTGATGTTATGTTAACTAGCCACGCTGAAAAATCATCCGCAGGAGAACAAACTGTCGACAACTCATCCCAAATAACATGCAGATCAcgattaatattaaataaaatatttaatgttacaTACAATGTTTAAAATAACTTACTTCGTTTCGAGGCCGAGTTGCATGAACTTTAAAAATCCACAGGTGAACTCGGAATAACCTCTTGCATGTGTGTCCCTTTGTTACGTTAAAGATCATCTTAGAGCCATGTGGTCTGATTAGTAAGgtcaaatatttaacattttcttCATAATGCCAGAAGTATCGTATTTGATACATCACTTCCTTAGGCCTGTAAATCATCTAAATAATACTATTCTTGAAAACCTGTCGTAAACATTCTGCTTTACGTCTACTGCACTCTGGTGAATTGGACCTGTTGGGTATGTATTTTTGCTGGCAAATCTTTGTTGATTTTGATAAGGTTACGGTGTCATAACTTTAATATTATTGCTGAAATTTCAAATAATGGATTAAAGCTCACTTAATAGGTGTACTTATAAAAATTCATGTTGAACGTGTCAAAAATGGTATTTGTGATATGTTAAATTGTAAATTTTTCTATATTCATTGTATTACATTTCATGATGTGTTATGCtgaccaccaaaaaaaaaaaaaaaaatttgattttgaatTACATGAATTTAATTTGGGTCTTTAAAACCCTGTACCTCATTCATTTTTtgaagttgtgcccacacctctttagtattcatcaatctatctcttatacatagtataacacaaaaaaattaatttaaaaaatgcccaaattaaataataataataataataataatattaataataattgtacttccataaattatatttttaggattatttcatatctatataaattTACTATCACcagatatctatttctttgtttattacaagataaattagtactgcattcataaaataaatactatatcacattgattttccgTGCAACAatagtgaattatcagtatcccatttgcatgtacacatacatattataaataatatttcttactcaaggtggcgctgttgtttcagtgattgatttgatttacaccTGACATTGctgtttgatgaagaaacaacatggaagtaaactatagcaagtacaactcATGAAAAGAAtcatatgactattgtcatttaggTGgactattgaaattatgtaatttctatttagactcagtaagtgcctgagcaaatatttatgtgtagcttctgtgtagattatatgttatgtgtagttcagtatgtgtttgacagtcagCTGCGTTTAATGAAATATCAGTGTGAAAGTAacgaatcctgttctagatttgtcctcatttgttgcattatctctttgatacatgaaaaataaaacatcaaaatatattttatattattattattttctaaatgtcttaaaaatatttggaaaatgtgacaatatctgggcattttgtagaacCATTTTTGGATATATAgatatacaacattaaaaccacctgcctaatattgtgtagctccgccttgtgccgccaaaacagcacttaaacattctgagatgctattcttttcaccagagttgtacagagtggttatctgagttaccgtagactttgtcagtttgaaccagtctggccatgctctgttgacctctctcatcaacaaggcgtttccaaccacagaactgtcgctcactggatgttttttgtttttggcaccattcggagtaaattttagagactgttgtgcatgaaatcccaggagatcagcagttacaggaatactcaaaccagcccatctggcaccaacaatcatgccatggtccaaagattatattttttctccattctgatggttgatgtgaacattacctgaagctcctgacccgtatctgaatgattttatgcattgaactgctgccacacgattggctgattagataatcacatggatgatggttggtgccagacgggctggtttgagtatttctagaTTGGTCctcatttgttgcattatctctttgattcaggaaaaataaaacatcaaaatatattttattttattattttctaattgtcttaaaaaaaaaaaaagcagcatcaACCACAAAAGGCAGACTTGAGAAAGACGCTATGACTTGAAAGAGCAGGAATCCATAAAGTTATATCTAGCTATTGAATGTTACATGATTACTAACATAATATTTTCAGCATtgagacataaacaatattttcacTTCCATATATAGAATTTTGATGCATTATTCATACACAAATTCTACATGCCCTGTCACAAGTTTTCATTTTACAACATTTCATGCTGTTATTCTGTTGCTTTTGCTTCGGATAGATGCTGAATTCTGTGTTATTATCTGTATTTGGTACTATTGGGGCAGTCTGCTGTGCCTGTGTTGCAGCTGCAGGACTAGCTGTTGCACCAAAATGCCAagttaaaggcagaaattggGAATATCACTTTGAGAATATGCCAGAAGGGTAAGAACACCTCCTAAAAATGGAATACGTTTTAAAGGCTTTTGGTATTTCTCTAACTACTATATGCTTTCTGTtaatataaattcataaaaacaTATTTGCTACCAACATCCTTATAATGCCATGGCAGTTAGTAATCATAATCAAATTTTGCCCACGAAAAAATTGCAGTTCTTTGTATGGCCACTAGATGAGACACTTATTCAGCACTTCAAATGAGAGGCCTCATATGTTTTTGTATCTCCCTGGCTCACTATAACAGGAACAGCAGTTCCATGGTGGATAAGACTATATGGCCCCGCTGTGTTTTCCCTGAGAATGTGGTTCTCTGGCACATTGTGCTGTTCTCTATAGCTTTGGGTCTGGGTTTGCTACAGGTGGTTCTCTGTGCGATTCAGGTCTTGAATGGATGCCTAGACTGCCTCTGTGGAGACTGCTGGGACAAAAAAGAAGTACATTAACATtgcaaaatgcatttttgtgcatTTAGTTTCTAGAGAGGACACCACATTTGGTACATTTATGCAACTgatgacaaaattaaaattatggaGAAATACTGTGTTCCATCTATTGTACAGTTGGTCAGACTACATGGGcagcagtggtgaattctcagggccagcaaagccttctctgttggccttacatgccaaataaataaatatttttcatcctttcattctcagtcacctttttgcctatgtatttttaatcgctttccactcttaattaatctgcaaacaaatagagaaaaactaaaagtttatccagtcagaatttattccttgatgcttacaagcaaagtgtgacaactgtttcacaaatcgcatgccgaagcccgaagcagcgtgtgagtctgaccTCCACCCCCTCAGACCTTcaaaatttccacagaatccctcaacagtgtaagcGAATAGGCGTccaaagtcagattgtcagattcatcagccaatcagattgatttatttgttgttggtgagtgtgatctttaggatatgtcccggtcgaggccttgagtgacacaatcacgctttaattgatgtacataatttgaaagtgaagagtgcGAGAtcatcatcactgccgctatcgccattgagaaagagatccttatggatttaaaaacacaagatgttctgcatgattgtgtgattgcttaatttattaaatgggAAAGGAAGGCTGATTtccacttcaagtaaattggtaagtgctttttgcattgttatagcaacatcaggagttttctaagtgtaaattaggctgcttgagcattcagtgtcggatcaagttttgaaaagtaatgctgcattccattcaactcggaaagtcagattttacaacttcctactaggaaaagtgcaatggaatgcatcttgaagtcagaattacaacttgtaggctcgtgaagaaattctcaactccgatttcgccgagatgcaggtgcatgatgtcacacaaacatgtcgacaaagtaagtgataaacattcactttattaagtaatatcgataaatgagttagtttccacattacatgatattaaagctggtttaacaaacgcctgcagaaacaggtctataaaacatggtaaattataatctcttttgataatcgtacacctgaagcacaaatgctagctgcagcattgtttatcagttgggttgctaggagacatctctaatgagtatcaaacacctgctaagctaacgggagaatttcagttccgaatatcggggaatggaatgcatttgtggtcggagatatcaagtaggaatatcccacatccaacttgaaaggaacgcagcataaccgtgtactctgacgaaacaacatttattgcaagcaacatttaaatcgcaaatattattagatagatttttccaggtattatagacctccttggtagattcaaatgaaaaattatgatttttgacattcctttcacaaaacagtcatgctgcagttaaaattaggcttgcttgagcattaagtttcatttcaagttctggctttcgtgcgtggacgtgtttttaaaatgtcagttggtattactagttgactgccacgtaatgtatgataggcatacggcgtcttattcattgtgaaactgtgttttcataatggcatgaatcacacttaaGGCCtcgactttaaatgcacggcccgcagCTGATTGGCAGCATAGGAAAAAAGTCTCTCTGTTTGTATTAAAGTCAGTTACCATATTGGTCTTTCATGCATAAATCCAAAATGTGTAAATGCATTGAGAAATTGCAAATCTAAAATAATTAACTTCTTCATATTGTAATGACCTCTGATTTCTTGCACAACAGGATGAAGGAGGTCTGTAAGATCTGCCAGGGagggacaaaacaaacaaaacaacctcAGTAATACTGGTTTCATTTGTAAACCTTACAACTAGGACAAGACCTCTCACAAAACTAATGAACTCCAAACTTTAGGCCTAGTACATGCAAAGCCCCTCTGCTTATAAAAAATGCAAAGCACTTAAAATGGATGTTGTGTGTAAAGTTTTAACTATAgtttttatgtattattgtaGTAGTAATATTGTAATAGTAAACTCAAACTATCTTCACTTGATGATAGCATCAATATATTTTTCCTAcaaataagtatatttaaattatttgtttatgaCAACCTTTTCTGCACTTTGGAATAATCACTATAAAGACAGGCTATGAGTCTCAGTACTATGTGATCCTAAACTATTTACTTTCacaattaacatttacattatgcatttgacagagcttttatccaaagcaacttagagCATTCAAGGTATGAGCTACAGAACATACTTTTATGACAAGTATTTGCTGACATTAAATGCAGTTTGTTGCCAATAGTTATGAATTATTAACTCTATATAAGTAATAGCTACATTTAGAGTTTACATCAGATGAGAGTAATACTTCCTCTACAAGTTACATAAATAACCccatgtgttttctttttctgatATTCTTGGCAGGAGGCAACCATTTTTTCAGTGCCTTACTAGTTTCCATTGCAGTAGTGAAGCACTGAAGCCAGATGCTGGTTGTCCATTTTCCTTCAGAATGGTCTGATAAAGCCACTGTGTTCCTTTTTACTTATTTTCTATCCATCCCTACACCTGTGTCGATCACTGTTGAGAATTTGAACCTCTTGCGCTACTTTAACATGACACCGGACCAAACTGGATTTTCGAGCCGGTATACCACAGGCCAGACTCCCTGGTGGTGGAGACATGCAGCTGTAAAAACATTCATACAAGGTAACAGGGACTGTTACAAAGTATGGGCCATATTAAAAAGGTACCTCAGATGTACATACCTatatatttttcatcaaaatacTCAGTAATGTCCTATTAAATTTACAGTTAAAACTGGAAGCTGGAGTCGCCAAAAATATATTGACAAGGTTTCAGGCATTATGGGATGGGGATGGCATTCATAGTGCCTGTgtatcttacagttcatacaggTGTTACAAACCTGACTGACTTTCTTGCTTCCGTGGAGCACAAGAGGAAACATTTCGAAGAATGTTGATGATGCCCTTTTTTCATACAAAGTAAGTCAATGGTGAATGAAGATATCAGCCCTTTACATTCTGCCTAagaatttccttttgtgtttcatgaaagaaagtcaagtacagtatatacattttcatttttgggtgaactatcatttttaTAACCTActtataggggcctgggtagctcagcgagtaaagatgctgactaccacccctggagtcacgagttcaaatccagggcatgctgagtgactccagccaggtctcctaagcaagcaaattggcccgtttgctagggagggtacagtcacatggggtaacctcctcacggtCGCTATAATATGTTTCTCGTTctcgatggggcacgtggtgagttgtgcgtggatgccgcggagaatagcatgaagcctccacgcgctatgtcttcacggtaatgtgctcaacaagctacgtgataagatgcgtggattgattgtctcagacacagcggcaactgagattcttcctccgacacccagattgaggcaagtcactatgccaccacgaggacttaagagcacattgggaattgggcattccaaattggggagaaaaaaaggggagaggaaaaaaaaattacctaCTTATACTGATAACCACCATTAATAAGGATGTAGGGCAaagttaataataaacaaaaatgccTTTCCATGGCTGATAAACATGCATAATGCAATGTTACGCACAAATGGCAGAACaataaccaaaacaaaaaaacaaaaacaaaaaaaaaaaacaccccaatGTACCAATACTGATAACAAGAAGCATaactattttaataataataatatataataacaataagaAGCATaactattttaataataataaaatgtgataaCGTGAGTCACAGAGGGACTTAAATTAAAAGGTAAATTACATGTAAATTATAAGGTAATTTATACTTTTTTACTTATCTGACAGCAAATGTATTATGTATTACATATACATGTATTATCTTGTTAAATCTAATAAATGTTTACTGCATATGGTAAGGCAATTTACAGTTAACCAATTAATAACTTttaactgtagcatttttacatcgTTTCCCATTCAAATCCAACATTACCAACATTTCTATCGACACAcact is part of the Myxocyprinus asiaticus isolate MX2 ecotype Aquarium Trade chromosome 2, UBuf_Myxa_2, whole genome shotgun sequence genome and encodes:
- the LOC127455476 gene encoding transmembrane 4 L6 family member 5-like; this encodes MLNSVLLSVFGTIGAVCCACVAAAGLAVAPKCQVKGRNWEYHFENMPEGNSSSMVDKTIWPRCVFPENVVLWHIVLFSIALGLGLLQVVLCAIQVLNGCLDCLCGDCWDKKEDEGGL